A genome region from Sesamum indicum cultivar Zhongzhi No. 13 unplaced genomic scaffold, S_indicum_v1.0 scaffold00302, whole genome shotgun sequence includes the following:
- the LOC105180055 gene encoding protein ROOT PRIMORDIUM DEFECTIVE 1-like: MAAHIFKKIRPAGATAVLRRTKTTSAQYVDSRFRDPTFEKLMEKYKNLLKVISIQDLILASNSTPPSVSLDFLHHVSQRLHLNRGPTAFLRKYPHIFHIFNHPVKLQPFCTLTPAALKIVRQESMAIDNSLPLVVTRLVKLLSMSVSKKLPLRAIFKVWRELGLPDNFEDYVISSNSDIFLLQDGNEPNTHFLVLNDGEAFKDCLIHAVENWRIVECCKEDCSVDRTDLRYSFKQGFPPGMRLKKNFKAKVKEWQRLPYVGPYEELGVEEMRRTKSRMMRMEKRAVGIVHEFLSLTVEKMVEVEKISHFRKWFGIDLNVRDLFLDHPGMFYLSTKGKKHTVFLREAYERGCLIESNPIYEARRKLLDLVLLGCRGLGRGDDNSNSVDQSEENEVEEMYKD, encoded by the coding sequence ATGGCGGCCCACATCTTTAAGAAAATCCGCCCGGCCGGCGCCACCGCCGTCCTCCGCCGCACTAAAACCACCTCAGCCCAATATGTGGACTCAAGATTCCGGGACCCTACATTCGAAAAGTTGATGGAGAAATACAAAAATCTGCTAAAAGTCATATCCATACAAGACCTCATCCTCGCCTCAAACTCCACTCCACCTTCCGTCTCCCTCGACTTTCTCCACCACGTCTCCCAGAGGCTCCACCTGAACCGCGGCCCCACCGCCTTCCTCCGCAAGTATCCCCACATATTCCACATTTTCAATCACCCCGTCAAGCTCCAACCCTTCTGCACCCTCACCCCGGCCGCCCTCAAAATCGTCCGCCAAGAATCCATGGCTATAGATAACTCGCTGCCACTTGTAGTAACCCGATTGGTCAAGCTTCTATCGATGTCCGTCTCCAAGAAGTTGCCGCTTCGAGCCATTTTCAAGGTCTGGAGAGAATTGGGACTGCCAGATAACTTCGAGGACTATGTTATTTCAAGCAATTCTGACATTTTCTTGCTTCAAGATGGAAATGAACCCAATACTCATTTTTTGGTGCTCAATGATGGTGAAGCATTTAAGGATTGTTTGATTCATGCGGTTGAGAATTGGAGGATCGTGGAGTGTTGTAAGGAGGATTGCAGTGTGGATAGGACCGACCTCAGGTATAGCTTTAAGCAGGGGTTTCCACCGGGGATGCGATTAAAGAAGAATTTCAAGGCGAAAGTTAAGGAATGGCAGAGATTGCCATATGTTGGACCGTATGAGGAGCTGGGGGTGGAGGAAATGAGGAGGACTAAGAGTAGGATGATGAGAATGGAGAAAAGGGCAGTGGGGATTGTCCATGAGTTTTTGAGCTTGACTGTGGAGAAGATGGTGGAGGTGGAGAAGATTAGTCATTTTAGGAAGTGGTTTGGAATTGATTTGAATGTGAGGGATTTGTTCTTGGACCATCCAGGGATGTTTTATCTGTCAACCAAAGGAAAGAAGCACACAGTGTTTTTGAGGGAGGCATATGAGAGAGGATGCTTGATCGAGTCAAATCCGATTTATGAGGCTCGGAGGAAGCTTCTTGATCTTGTTCTTCTGGGCTGTCGTGGGTTGGGAAGAGGTGATGATAACTCCAATAGTGTGGATCAGAGTGAAGAAAATGAAGTGGAAGAGATGTACAAAGATTGA